In Dysgonomonadaceae bacterium PH5-43, a single window of DNA contains:
- a CDS encoding ribonuclease Y (product_source=KO:K18682; cath_funfam=1.10.3210.10,3.30.1370.10; cog=COG1418,COG3226; ko=KO:K18682; pfam=PF00013,PF01966,PF12072; smart=SM00322,SM00471; superfamily=109604,46966,54791; tigrfam=TIGR03319; transmembrane_helix_parts=Inside_1_1,TMhelix_2_24,Outside_25_519): MTITTIITAIASLVVGGGIAWVVSNSITNAKGKKIIEDAEREAESIKKDKLLEVKEKFISMKAELEKQVNSRNSKLQSQESRLQSQESKLKHREMLVNQKQDELNKKKTELDVVKENLEAQLGIVEKKKQDLEKIHKEEIERLETISGLSAEEAKERLAQTLKDEAQTAAAAYINEMMEEAKMTANKEAKKIVVQSIQRVATETAIENAITVFHIDSDEIKGRIIGREGRNIRALEAATGIEIIVDDTPEAIILSGFDPVRREVARLALHQLVQDGRIHPARIEEVVNKVRKQVEEEIIETGKRTTIDLGVHGLHPELIRMIGRMKYRSSYGQNLLQHSRETANLCAVMASELGLNPKKAKRAGLLHDIGKVPDDEPELPHALLGAKLAEKYKEKPDVVNAIAAHHDESEMTSLLAPIVQVCDAISGARPGARREIVEAYIKRLNDLEQLALSYPGVVKTYAIQAGRELRVIVGAEKITDIETESLSNEIAKKIQDEMTYPGQVKITVIRETRAVAFAK, from the coding sequence ATGACAATAACAACAATAATAACGGCAATAGCCTCTCTCGTAGTAGGAGGTGGTATAGCGTGGGTTGTGAGTAATTCCATAACTAATGCTAAGGGTAAGAAAATAATAGAAGATGCGGAAAGAGAAGCGGAATCTATTAAAAAAGATAAGCTTTTAGAAGTAAAAGAGAAATTTATCTCAATGAAAGCTGAATTGGAGAAACAGGTTAATTCTCGAAATTCTAAGTTGCAATCGCAAGAGTCTAGATTACAATCGCAAGAATCTAAGTTGAAACATAGAGAAATGCTTGTTAATCAAAAACAAGACGAACTAAACAAAAAGAAAACGGAATTAGATGTGGTTAAAGAAAACCTAGAAGCTCAGTTGGGGATTGTTGAAAAGAAAAAACAAGACTTGGAGAAAATTCACAAGGAAGAGATAGAAAGGTTGGAAACTATATCAGGATTGTCGGCGGAAGAAGCTAAGGAACGTTTGGCTCAGACTCTGAAAGATGAGGCTCAGACCGCTGCTGCCGCTTATATCAATGAAATGATGGAAGAGGCGAAAATGACAGCTAACAAAGAGGCTAAGAAAATAGTTGTTCAGAGTATTCAGAGAGTGGCTACTGAAACAGCTATCGAGAATGCAATAACAGTATTCCATATTGATTCTGATGAAATAAAAGGTAGAATTATTGGTAGGGAAGGACGTAATATTCGTGCTTTGGAAGCTGCAACAGGAATAGAAATTATTGTTGATGATACTCCTGAGGCTATTATACTTTCGGGATTTGACCCAGTAAGAAGAGAAGTGGCTCGATTGGCATTGCATCAATTAGTACAAGACGGACGTATTCACCCTGCAAGAATTGAAGAAGTTGTAAATAAAGTTCGCAAACAAGTAGAGGAAGAAATTATAGAAACGGGTAAGCGCACAACTATCGATTTGGGAGTACATGGCTTGCACCCCGAACTTATTCGTATGATTGGTCGTATGAAATATCGTTCCTCTTACGGGCAAAACTTACTTCAACACTCGCGAGAAACAGCGAACTTGTGTGCAGTAATGGCATCTGAACTTGGATTAAATCCTAAAAAGGCTAAAAGAGCTGGGCTTCTACACGATATTGGTAAGGTGCCTGATGATGAGCCAGAATTGCCACACGCTTTATTGGGTGCTAAGCTTGCTGAAAAATATAAAGAAAAACCAGATGTTGTAAATGCGATAGCTGCTCACCACGATGAGTCGGAAATGACAAGTTTGTTGGCTCCAATAGTTCAAGTGTGTGATGCTATTTCAGGAGCAAGACCTGGAGCTCGCCGCGAAATTGTAGAGGCTTATATTAAACGTCTTAACGATTTGGAACAATTGGCTCTTTCTTATCCTGGAGTAGTAAAAACTTATGCTATTCAGGCTGGTAGAGAGTTGAGAGTAATAGTAGGTGCAGAAAAAATCACCGACATTGAAACTGAAAGCTTGTCGAATGAAATAGCTAAGAAAATTCAAGATGAAATGACTTATCCTGGACAAGTTAAGATTACTGTTATCAGAGAAACGAGAGCTGTTGCTTTCGCTAAATAA
- a CDS encoding cell division protein ZapA (FtsZ GTPase activity inhibitor) (product_source=COG3027; cog=COG3027; pfam=PF05164; superfamily=102829) — protein sequence MDEKFKIQLKLADKYFPYVCRRSEEEVLRKAAASFNERILKYSTHYANEEFTLKDSLVLAGFQFSLEVLKKERKEDISPLFNRLEMLNGELEEYLNSFKK from the coding sequence ATGGACGAGAAATTTAAAATACAATTAAAACTTGCCGACAAATACTTTCCTTATGTCTGTAGGCGTTCAGAAGAGGAGGTGTTAAGAAAGGCGGCTGCCAGTTTTAACGAGAGAATATTGAAATATAGTACTCATTACGCAAATGAGGAGTTTACGTTGAAAGATTCTTTGGTGTTGGCAGGTTTTCAATTCTCTTTAGAGGTATTGAAAAAAGAACGAAAAGAAGATATATCTCCTTTGTTTAATAGATTAGAAATGTTAAATGGGGAATTAGAAGAATACCTCAATTCTTTTAAGAAATAA
- a CDS encoding putative nuclease with TOPRIM domain (product_source=COG4026; cath_funfam=1.20.5.170; cog=COG4026; smart=SM00338; superfamily=89162) → MTEDQSRMLSIFEARVRQLMFLCDDLKKENEELKFQFEALSQRYEMVNEENRTLKVKYDNLKTARIISVKQDDFKGAKSRISKLVKEVDKCIALLND, encoded by the coding sequence ATGACAGAAGATCAAAGCAGAATGTTGTCAATCTTTGAAGCTCGGGTTCGTCAATTAATGTTTTTATGTGATGACCTGAAGAAAGAGAATGAAGAATTGAAGTTTCAATTCGAGGCTTTGAGTCAAAGATATGAAATGGTGAATGAAGAAAATAGAACTTTGAAAGTAAAGTATGATAATCTGAAAACGGCAAGAATAATATCGGTTAAACAAGACGATTTTAAGGGAGCTAAAAGCAGAATATCTAAATTAGTGAAAGAAGTCGATAAATGCATCGCTTTATTAAATGATTAA
- a CDS encoding hypothetical protein (product_source=Hypo-rule applied; cleavage_site_network=SignalP-noTM; superfamily=57802; transmembrane_helix_parts=Outside_1_87,TMhelix_88_107,Inside_108_117): MKRMIFIVFLMLFVNTSEGFSETKNTYKSYPNNIFESRIDKVTSSFTERGNGALSCPMCGVASFGGLCSSCNYASNTALGSNDSKEGSVPVGSGLVVLSVLSMVYVLKKIKVRAMRC, encoded by the coding sequence ATGAAAAGAATGATATTTATCGTGTTTCTGATGTTGTTTGTAAATACATCAGAAGGGTTTAGTGAAACAAAAAATACATATAAATCTTATCCTAATAATATATTTGAATCAAGGATTGATAAAGTTACCTCAAGTTTCACCGAAAGAGGGAATGGAGCACTTTCTTGTCCGATGTGTGGTGTTGCAAGTTTCGGAGGTTTGTGTTCGAGCTGCAACTATGCTTCAAACACAGCCTTAGGTTCTAATGATTCAAAAGAAGGGTCGGTGCCTGTTGGTTCGGGATTAGTGGTGTTGTCTGTCTTAAGTATGGTATATGTTCTAAAAAAGATAAAAGTTAGGGCAATGCGTTGTTGA
- a CDS encoding hypothetical protein (product_source=Hypo-rule applied; cath_funfam=3.30.500.20; cleavage_site_network=SignalP-noTM; superfamily=50370,56176; transmembrane_helix_parts=Inside_1_6,TMhelix_7_25,Outside_26_1067) codes for MKKTKTNWLIIAFLFVSVTVASQQVKNPYNFQFRNSNGENKVNSGKSYFYVDTSMRGDGVLPSSYDDATYSNFEWYLMPVEDDPGWYYVLNGGGKYLIHKGKGTLSLGECTYDDKAKWRLYKANIYSTLEVENIFYLINRNETNIYILQRNSNTTILAINNLGGNSLYIQPSKDYLLFNNNLDLVSNYKANSNSGKPILTPDYLVSTESEEINSVYFPTNYKKLNTTNASLMYNRDSDSPYYLRFTKDDAVKTVFYHKKAEISKYKVTVKIRSSLLGESPAYMKFIDSESSDKYIKKKLYVDVVDEWTKMEFYIELEDFNDKPSIEIHSTQTEEETYFDFDGFDIEKVNDIPREYQLFELGEYDEEGNLLVDYPNDNPAFVYTVRVPEQTLSSGLFIPCYFHKETLDLNVEVSVSAVNGEGVDAILLSDVNLTDKGIEVSDTEILTSGNEYSLIIVVDCEEEQKIRKVNVKVVPDVVYWNPSNGISLYSWNNDDNWKDKNGGKAFVPLKVTDVVLTENQMSYPILDALGVEQGKSPLVEYDYNYVPNSCSSIKFENGAELANSFYLNYNNVEIEKKVETMKWYNISPPLKNMYSGDFLFDKLNPLTELQKYNIESSHIGYYNLGWSKSFSNTVVELNPAQGFNLRVGRLFYTNITDVGADESSKTFKDEVVYRFPNDNTSFELYDDMTKTPLGKTEYIPDNGKMFSHRFVYETIVDGECLVPEGEDLIEISVPEDSEEMLFVVGNPFMSGLDFNAFYLRNKEIIYPRFKIMNNSNEYITVLGIDEDNDGVIEGFTSTDLSFGLQSIKQMQSFIVTIKDSHSNQPLVIDKSMSKLSDQYLDKNENDMFNLLSIKLENENNTLSEALLAMDNELETTSLRSSKIMFNNYSVKNSYVFTVSKDVFFDVNYNEEIAEPIEIGVISDKGASNVLTIDNLDILKDKNKYSFYDAENDVKIPFVENDKIEYSFFNTEGELRNRFYIIRDLTNLQSQNSGEVLLFVEQGKIRLKSINLGAINKIELFSVDGRCLSSVNNINENEVELEHNLEQNTICVLLVTTENAIKTYKTIIK; via the coding sequence ATGAAAAAGACAAAGACGAATTGGCTAATCATAGCCTTTTTATTTGTGAGTGTTACGGTTGCTTCGCAACAAGTGAAAAATCCTTATAATTTTCAGTTCCGTAATTCCAATGGTGAGAATAAAGTCAACAGTGGAAAGAGCTATTTTTATGTAGATACAAGTATGAGAGGCGATGGAGTTTTGCCGAGTAGTTACGACGATGCTACATATAGCAACTTTGAGTGGTATTTAATGCCTGTAGAAGACGATCCTGGTTGGTATTACGTGTTAAATGGAGGAGGTAAATATCTTATTCATAAAGGGAAAGGTACTCTGTCGTTAGGAGAGTGCACTTATGATGATAAAGCTAAATGGCGATTGTATAAAGCAAACATATATTCGACTCTTGAAGTAGAAAACATATTTTATTTGATTAATCGTAATGAAACAAATATTTACATCTTACAAAGAAACTCCAATACCACTATTTTAGCAATTAATAATCTTGGAGGTAATTCTTTGTACATACAGCCATCTAAAGATTATCTTTTGTTCAATAATAATTTAGATTTAGTAAGTAACTATAAAGCAAATTCAAATAGTGGAAAGCCAATACTTACTCCCGACTATCTGGTTTCAACAGAAAGTGAGGAGATTAATAGTGTGTACTTTCCAACTAATTATAAGAAATTAAACACTACCAATGCATCTTTGATGTATAATAGGGATTCGGATTCGCCATATTATCTAAGATTTACTAAAGACGATGCAGTTAAAACGGTTTTTTATCACAAGAAAGCAGAAATCAGCAAGTATAAAGTAACTGTAAAGATACGTTCTTCGCTATTGGGGGAATCTCCTGCCTATATGAAGTTCATAGATTCTGAAAGTTCTGATAAATATATTAAGAAAAAACTTTATGTTGATGTTGTTGACGAATGGACAAAGATGGAATTCTATATAGAGTTGGAGGATTTTAATGATAAACCATCTATAGAAATTCATTCTACACAAACCGAAGAAGAAACTTATTTCGATTTTGATGGCTTCGATATAGAAAAGGTAAATGATATTCCTCGAGAATACCAACTGTTTGAACTCGGAGAGTATGATGAAGAAGGCAATCTGTTAGTAGATTATCCTAATGATAATCCTGCATTTGTTTATACGGTAAGAGTGCCAGAGCAAACCTTAAGCAGCGGTTTGTTTATTCCTTGTTATTTCCATAAAGAAACTTTAGATCTTAATGTCGAAGTATCTGTAAGTGCAGTAAACGGAGAAGGTGTAGATGCTATATTATTATCAGATGTAAATTTAACAGATAAAGGTATTGAAGTGTCTGATACCGAAATTCTAACCTCAGGCAATGAGTATTCGTTGATTATAGTTGTAGATTGCGAAGAAGAACAAAAGATTAGAAAAGTGAATGTTAAAGTGGTTCCAGACGTTGTGTATTGGAACCCGAGTAATGGTATTTCTTTGTATTCGTGGAATAATGATGATAATTGGAAAGATAAGAATGGAGGTAAAGCCTTTGTTCCATTAAAAGTAACAGATGTTGTGTTGACAGAAAATCAAATGTCATATCCTATATTAGATGCTTTAGGTGTAGAGCAGGGTAAGAGCCCTTTGGTCGAGTATGATTATAATTATGTGCCAAACTCGTGCTCTTCTATAAAGTTTGAAAACGGAGCGGAGTTGGCAAATTCTTTTTACTTAAACTACAATAATGTGGAGATAGAGAAGAAAGTAGAAACGATGAAATGGTATAACATTAGTCCTCCTCTTAAAAATATGTATTCGGGCGATTTTCTTTTCGACAAACTAAATCCTTTAACCGAACTTCAAAAGTATAATATAGAGAGTTCGCATATCGGTTATTATAATTTGGGTTGGAGTAAATCGTTTAGTAATACTGTTGTGGAGTTAAATCCAGCTCAGGGTTTTAATTTGCGTGTAGGGCGATTGTTCTATACAAATATAACAGATGTGGGAGCCGATGAATCGTCTAAAACTTTCAAAGACGAAGTTGTGTATAGATTTCCAAATGATAATACATCGTTTGAACTTTATGATGATATGACAAAAACACCATTAGGTAAAACAGAGTATATCCCCGATAATGGAAAAATGTTTTCTCATCGTTTTGTTTATGAGACAATAGTCGACGGAGAGTGTTTAGTTCCCGAAGGGGAAGACTTGATTGAAATAAGCGTTCCCGAAGATAGTGAAGAAATGCTTTTTGTGGTAGGTAATCCTTTTATGAGCGGATTAGACTTCAATGCTTTTTATCTTCGTAATAAAGAAATTATTTATCCACGGTTTAAAATTATGAACAATAGTAATGAGTATATAACTGTGCTTGGGATAGATGAAGATAATGATGGGGTGATAGAAGGATTTACATCAACTGACTTATCTTTTGGTTTGCAATCAATAAAACAGATGCAATCTTTTATAGTAACAATCAAAGATAGCCACTCTAATCAACCGTTGGTAATAGATAAAAGTATGAGTAAGTTGTCTGACCAGTATTTGGATAAGAACGAAAACGATATGTTTAATCTTCTGTCTATCAAATTGGAAAATGAGAATAATACTCTATCGGAAGCATTATTGGCTATGGATAATGAATTAGAAACAACATCTTTACGTAGCTCAAAGATAATGTTTAATAACTATTCGGTTAAAAATAGTTATGTGTTTACGGTATCTAAAGATGTGTTTTTTGATGTGAATTATAACGAAGAGATTGCAGAACCTATAGAAATCGGGGTAATATCAGATAAAGGAGCTTCTAATGTTTTAACGATAGATAATTTGGATATACTTAAAGATAAAAATAAATATTCTTTTTATGATGCAGAAAACGATGTTAAGATACCTTTTGTTGAAAATGATAAGATTGAATATTCGTTCTTTAATACAGAGGGAGAATTAAGAAATAGATTTTATATAATAAGAGATTTAACAAACCTACAGTCGCAAAACAGTGGAGAGGTATTGCTGTTTGTGGAACAAGGAAAGATTAGACTTAAATCGATAAACTTGGGAGCTATAAATAAAATAGAACTATTTTCTGTCGACGGCAGATGTTTGAGTAGTGTAAACAATATAAATGAGAACGAAGTAGAGTTAGAGCATAATTTAGAACAAAATACAATTTGTGTATTGCTGGTTACAACAGAAAATGCAATCAAGACATATAAAACTATAATAAAATAA
- a CDS encoding S-adenosylmethionine:tRNA ribosyltransferase-isomerase (product_source=KO:K07568; cath_funfam=3.40.1780.10; cog=COG0809; ko=KO:K07568; pfam=PF02547; superfamily=111337; tigrfam=TIGR00113): MNSNTLNISIEDFDYHLPNERIAKFPVEPRDSSKLLVRKDDNIIETSFNKISEYIPDNSLLIFNNTKVIQARMLFKKDTGAQIEVFCLEPKFPADYAQAFIQNEACSWVCLIGNAKRWKSGKLYKQLPNNTTLSVEKIESYGENHLVRFEWDNPNLSFADILDSLGELPIPPYLNRKTEDKDKDTYQTVYSKIKGSVAAPTAGLHFTESVFSDLRSKNIDLEELTLHVGAGTFKPVKTDSIADHEMHTECISVRKETIKKLINNKGKLIAVGTTSVRTLESLYYIGVLLENNPNAKPTDLVVSQWLPYDANNNTLSTQKALENTLLYMESNNLDTLTSHTQILIAPGYSFKIVEGIITNFHQPKSTLLLLISAFVNGNWMSIYDYAFNHDFRFLSYGDSSLLL, from the coding sequence ATGAATAGCAACACTCTAAATATAAGCATAGAAGATTTTGATTATCATTTACCAAACGAACGCATAGCTAAGTTCCCAGTAGAACCTCGAGATAGCAGCAAATTATTAGTTCGCAAAGACGATAATATAATCGAAACTTCTTTCAATAAAATATCAGAATACATTCCCGACAATTCTCTTTTAATCTTTAATAACACTAAGGTTATACAAGCTCGAATGTTATTCAAAAAAGATACGGGAGCGCAAATAGAAGTATTCTGTTTAGAACCTAAGTTTCCTGCCGACTATGCCCAAGCTTTTATTCAAAACGAGGCTTGCTCTTGGGTTTGTCTTATAGGCAATGCTAAGCGCTGGAAGAGTGGAAAACTGTATAAACAACTACCAAACAACACAACTCTATCAGTAGAGAAAATAGAAAGTTATGGCGAAAACCATCTTGTCCGCTTCGAATGGGATAATCCCAATTTAAGCTTTGCCGACATATTAGACTCTTTAGGTGAATTACCAATACCCCCTTATTTAAATAGAAAAACCGAAGATAAAGACAAAGACACATACCAAACTGTATACTCTAAGATAAAAGGTTCGGTAGCCGCACCTACTGCTGGCTTACACTTTACCGAATCGGTCTTCTCCGATTTAAGAAGTAAAAACATAGACTTAGAAGAACTTACACTGCACGTTGGAGCCGGAACATTTAAGCCTGTTAAGACTGATAGTATTGCCGACCACGAAATGCATACCGAATGTATTTCTGTAAGAAAAGAGACTATTAAAAAGTTGATAAACAACAAGGGAAAACTTATTGCAGTTGGCACTACCTCAGTACGAACATTAGAAAGCTTATATTATATAGGTGTATTGTTAGAAAATAACCCTAATGCAAAACCCACCGACTTAGTTGTTTCGCAATGGCTACCATACGATGCAAACAACAACACTTTAAGCACTCAAAAAGCGTTAGAAAACACCTTATTATATATGGAGTCTAATAATTTAGACACACTAACCTCTCACACCCAAATCCTGATAGCTCCGGGATATTCTTTTAAGATAGTTGAAGGTATTATTACCAACTTTCATCAACCCAAAAGCACTTTACTTTTACTTATATCTGCTTTTGTTAATGGAAACTGGATGAGTATCTACGACTATGCCTTTAATCACGACTTCAGATTTTTAAGCTACGGAGACAGTTCTTTACTTCTGTAA
- a CDS encoding hypothetical protein (product_source=Hypo-rule applied; cleavage_site_network=SignalP-noTM; transmembrane_helix_parts=Inside_1_4,TMhelix_5_27,Outside_28_65,TMhelix_66_83,Inside_84_90) has protein sequence MKKKIYVLLLSVLFVSPMFAQGFESLIDKNSQSWTRQDKQTDARAGVITTNETPGADPKVPVGDTAWALILGMGLTYGAYVLARSKKQYK, from the coding sequence ATGAAAAAGAAAATATATGTTTTGTTATTGAGTGTGTTGTTTGTTTCTCCTATGTTCGCTCAGGGATTTGAAAGCTTAATTGATAAAAATAGTCAATCTTGGACAAGGCAAGATAAACAGACAGATGCAAGAGCAGGAGTAATTACTACTAATGAAACTCCGGGGGCAGACCCTAAAGTTCCTGTTGGTGACACGGCTTGGGCATTAATCTTAGGTATGGGTTTAACTTACGGTGCTTATGTTTTAGCACGCTCAAAAAAACAATATAAATAA